A genome region from Glycine max cultivar Williams 82 chromosome 5, Glycine_max_v4.0, whole genome shotgun sequence includes the following:
- the LOC100813812 gene encoding WAT1-related protein At1g68170, translated as MNDVRKLVQDLKPVFLMVSVQIAYSSVNVLYKLAINDGMSIRVVTAYRLMFAVVFTSSLALIFERKSRPKLTWRVLFMSFFSGLFGASLFHNLFLEALDLVSATFATAVYNLVPAVTFILAILCGMEKLNVRTAAGKAKVMGTIIGIGGSMLLTFFKGQEINVKSFGTNLLQKNEQVVALHTDSGKKFLGVLCGFGSCFSFALWLIIQSKMSKEYPSHHSSTALMSLMAAIQATAFALYVEKDWSQWKLGSSIRILTVAYTAIVASGLVVIVIAWCVRMRGPMFVSVFNPLMLVLVAVADSLMFGENLYVGSVMGAMLIVGGLYMVLWGKSKEMKKANLSVSSEINQEHEATEVVVMSTTINDDNCDRVNNTDANCKSNIVAKVS; from the exons ATGAATGACGTAAGGAAACTGGTGCAAGACTTAAAGCCTGTATTTCTGATGGTATCGGTGCAAATTGCATACTCTTCCGTGAATGTGCTCTATAAGCTCGCCATAAATGATGGAATGAGCATTAGGGTAGTCACTGCCTACCGCCTAATGTTCGCAGTAGTTTTCACTTCTTCTCTTGCTCTTATTTTCGAAAG AAAGAGCAGGCCAAAGCTGACATGGAGGGTGCTTTTCATGTCATTCTTTAGTGGCTTATTTGG TGCAAGTTTATTTCATAACCTATTCCTCGAGGCATTGGATTTGGTGTCGGCAACATTCGCTACTGCTGTTTATAATCTCGTTCCTGCAGTCACTTTTATATTGGCCATCTTGTGCGG CATGGAAAAGTTAAATGTGCGAACCGCAGCAGGGAAGGCCAAGGTGATGGGAACAATAATAGGAATTGGTGGGTCAATGTTGCTGACATTTTTCAAAGGGCAAGAGATTAACGTTAAGAGTTTCGGTACTAATCTTTTGCAAAAGAATGAGCAGGTAGTAGCTTTGCATACTGACTCTGGTAAAAAATTTCTGGGAGTTTTGTGTGGTTTTGGAAGCTGCTTCAGTTTTGCATTATGGCTCATCATTCAG TCCAAGATGAGTAAAGAATACCCAAGTCATCACTCAAGTACTGCATTGATGTCCTTGATGGCTGCAATACAAGCCACAGCCTTTGCCCTTTATGTTGAGAAGGATTGGAGCCAGTGGAAGTTGGGTTCGAGTATTAGGATTCTAACTGTGGCTTATACG GCAATTGTGGCCTCCGGATTAGTGGTAATTGTCATTGCATGGTGTGTACGGATGAGAGGCCCAATGTTTGTATCTGTTTTCAACCCTCTTATGCTTGTGCTTGTGGCTGTGGCTGATTCCTTGATGTTTGGTGAAAATTTATATGTAGGAAG TGTAATGGGAGCCATGCTAATTGTGGGTGGCTTGTACATGGTTCTATGGGGTAAGagcaaagaaatgaaaaaggcGAATCTGTCGGTCTCATCAGAAATCAACCAAGAGCATGAAGCAACTGAAGTTGTTGTCATGTCCACAACAATAAATGATGATAATTGTGACCGCGTTAACAATACCGACGCCAATTGTAAAAGCAATATAG
- the LOC121174864 gene encoding uncharacterized protein: MNDNITLVLHHGGRFTPRASDGKVEYIGGEFDVWEDISADCLNAFILYDLVKACKKYSNIGECFWLIDKDLDFNHGLRSCTTDGDILHLVRDAFENENEINVYFHHEVDPILEEVPQMLYLECDPIRKAVENEDDLDDVPVAGHEEDVGAGEQTDAGEQMDAGKQRDGGEQRDTDAGEQRHGSEQRDTDGEEKDVADSEEEKEVDSDETDAEWFINFSCMLNEVEAEVETDGYHSEELNIPISSDDEDEDVEVYPQYSQSSGVGEQKLELGMEFGTLDEFKSALREYSILMGREFKWKKNDKQRARAKCKKAFCDWEIYCAKNEVRNSFQIKTFKHNHNCCREVNNKQANRQWVVSKLEGKLRMQPTLKCVEALEYFKQEFGVHIEVTKMWRAMKEAKQLVEGNERKQYAKVFDYAHELLRSNPGSTVKINTVPSPEGPPQFQRLYICLAGCKKGFVAGCRPFIGLDGCFLKSAFGGNLLSAVGLDGNNHIYVIAYAVVDIENKDNWKWFLTLLHEDLGDYIQNGWNFMSDMQKGLIPALQEVMPGAPHRFCVLHLWKNFTKQWKSKELKGIVWQCAKSTTVAEFEGHMAHLKTINCQAWEYLNKWPKQAWTKAHFSTIPKVDNICNNTCEVFNSRILQYRCKPIITMLEEIRSYIMRTMAARKVKLSGKPGPLCPVQIPFC; encoded by the exons ATGAATGACAATATAACTTTAGTATTGCACCATGGAGGAAGATTCACTCCACGTGCCAGTGATGGAAAGGTTGAATATATAGGCGGAGAATTTGACGTTTGGGAAGATATATCTGCAGATTGCCTGAATGCATTTATCTTATATGATTTGGTGAAAGCTTGTAAGAAGTATAGTAATATAGGAGAATgtttttggttgattgataAGGACTTAGATTTTAATCATGGGTTAAGGAGTTGTACAACTGATGGAGATATATTACACTTAGTTAGGGATGCttttgaaaatgagaatgagataaatgtttattttcatcatgAAGTAGATCCAATTTTAGAAGAAGTCCCACAAATGTTGTACTTGGAATGTGATCCAATTCGAAAAGCTGTTGAGAATGAGGATGATTTAGATGATGTACCTGTTGCTGGCCATGAGGAAG ATGTTGGTGCTGGAGAGCAGACAGATGCTGGTGAGCAGATGGATGCTGGTAAGCAGAGGGATGGTGGTGAGCAGAGGGATACTGATGCTGGTGAGCAAAGACATGGTAGTGAGCAGAGGGATACTGATGGTGAAGAGAAAGATGTTGCTGATAGTGAGGAGGAAAAGGAAGTTGACAGTGATGAGACAGATGCTGAGTGGTTTATAAATTTCTCTTGTATGTTGAATGAAGTTGAAGCTGAAGTTGAGACAGATGGTTATCATTCAGAGGAGCTTAATATCCCCATTAgtagtgatgatgaagatgaggatgttgaAGTTTATCCTCAATATAGTCAAAGTAGTGGAGTTGGTGAACAGAAGTTGGAATTAGGGATGGAGTTTGGTACTCTAGATGAATTTAAATCTGCCTTGAGGGAGTATAGCATATTGATGGGCAGGGAGTTCAAGTGGAAGAAGAATGATAAACAGAGGGCTAGAGCAAAATGCAAGAAGGCATTTTGTGATTGGGAAATCTACTGTGCAAAGAATGAAGTTAGAAACTCTTTTCAGATAAAGACATTTAAGCATAACCATAATTGCTGCAGAGAAGTGAACAACAAACAAGCAAATAGACAGTGGGTGGTCAGTAAACTTGAGGGCAAACTCAGAATGCAGCCAACCCTTAAATGTGTTGAAGCTTTGGAATATTTCAAGCAAGAGTTTGGAGTGCACATTGAAGTTACAAAGATGTGGAGAGCCATGAAAGAAGCAAAGCAATTAGTGGAAGGGAATGAGAGGAAACAATATGCCAAAGTATTTGATTATGCACATGAATTGTTGAGGAGCAATCCTGGATCAACAGTTAAGATCAACACAGTGCCAAGTCCAGAAGGTCCACCACAATTTCAGAGGCTATATATTTGTCTTGCTGGCTGTAAGAAGGGGTTTGTTGCTGGATGTAGACCATTCATAGGTCTAGATGGATGTTTCCTAAAGAGTGCATTTGGAGGAAACTTGCTCTCTGCTGTTGGGCTTGATGGCAATAACCACATCTATGTTATTGCTTATGCTGTTGTGGACATTGAGAACAAAGACAATTGGAAATGGTTTTTAACTTTGTTGCATGAAGATCTTGGGGATTACATACAGAATGGGTGGAATTTCATGTCAGACATGCAAAAG GGACTTATTCCAGCTTTACAGGAAGTCATGCCTGGTGCACCTCATAGATTTTGTGTCTTGCATCTTTGGAAAAATTTTACAAAGCAATGGAAAAGCAAGGAACTTAAAGGAATTGTGTGGCAATGTGCAAAATCCACTACTGTTGCTGAGTTTGAAGGCCATATGGCCCATTTGAAGACAATCAACTGCCAGGCTTGGGAGTATTTGAATAAATGGCCCAAACAAGCATGGACAAAAGCCCACTTCAGTACAATACCCAAGGTGGACAATATATGCAACAACACTTGTgaggtattcaattccagaattcTGCAGTATAGATGCAAGCCTATTATCACAATGCTTGAAGAAATTAGAAGTTATATCATGAGAACCATGGCTGCCCGCAAGGTTAAACTTTCTGGAAAACCTGGACCATTATGTCCAGTGCA AATTCCATTTTGCTAA
- the LOC100814876 gene encoding uncharacterized protein gives MGLRYEVHMWGNKVEVNLGEWTCTCGVWQLTGMPCRHAIATITHKGGKPEDMCHEWLSIEAYNKTYQHFIEPVQGPQYWAQTQYTHPVPPHKKVQRGRPKKNRRRSVDEDNVTGHKLKRKLAEFTCGRCGQTNHNIRSCKNIGVPVRPKKYVAPSTSNEDDHLLSQDEQALNEAEEAAAHVQQDPVEINLSQPHLSQDSDMEFMVPATIVPPIARNKLAITRAKKRKVADKDDAEN, from the exons ATGGGCCTGAGATATGAGGTCCACATGTGGGGGAATAAGGTTGAGGTCAATTTAGGTGAATGGACATGCACTTGTGGAGTATGGCAACTAACAG GGATGCCATGCCGACATGCCATTGCAACAATAACTCACAAAGGAGGGAAGCCTGAGGACATGTGTCATGAGTGGCTGTCAATAGAAGCTTATAATAAGACATACCAGCATTTTATTGAACCAGTCCAAGGACCACAATATTGGGCCCAGACACAGTATACACACCCTGTTCCACCACATAAAAAGGTCCAAAGAGGAAGgccaaagaaaaatagaaggagATCTGTAGATGAGGACAATGTCACAGGACATAAGCTAAAGAGGAAATTGGCTGAGTTTACATGTGGAAGGTGTGGCCAAACCAATCATAACATTAGAAGCTGTAAAAATATTGGAGTTCCTGTTAGGCCAAAGAAATATGTTGCACCATCAACTTCAAATGAGGATGACCACCTATTATCTCAAGATGAACAAGCTTTGAATGAGGCTGAAGAAGCTGCTGCTCATGTTCAACAAGATCCGGTGGAGATTAATTTATCTCAGCCTCATTTGTCACAAGATAGTGACATGGAGTTTATG GTCCCTGCAACTATTGTTCCACCAATAGCAAGGAATAAGCTAGCCATAACAAGAGCCAAAAAAAGGAAGGTTGCTGATAAAGATGATGCAGAAAACTGA